A region of the Gambusia affinis linkage group LG11, SWU_Gaff_1.0, whole genome shotgun sequence genome:
tatattttctattaattaaatgttttcagagtaaGAGGCTTGgtcaaattattttatacaaATTAGTATTGACATTTAGAATTGTCTTCAGGAAGTACATTTATTTAGGTAATtcagataaaaaagaacaagaaaaaaactgaagattGTACATGGATATGTGTTATATCTGGTGTCCTGGTGTGTTTGGTGGCCAATTAGGCATAGTGATACCATGGTCATTACACTaggttttgtcacatttgttgaCCTTTTAATTCTCTAGATAATAAAGTAAATCTAGATAATGTACATCCTGGACTGGTTTTTGTGTGGTACCACTCAACGTGATGTCCATGAGATTATGTCCAAGATTTTGAGTGAATTGCTTTATAATCTTCTCAAGGctgcaaatgtttctgttgctcaTTGATATTTTCTCACTatgcttttccttccacttaacctTCTATTAATATCTTGTTTACATAACTCTGTGAACAGTTGGTATTTCAGTAGTGACCATTTGTGGCTTTGATGTCAGTCAGTGTGGGATAGCTGTGAAGTCAATGGTCTTCCCCGTGATTCTGCAGCTCTTTTTACTTCACCGCATTAAGAGTGCTGTTCTGAAATCTACCAGTAGAGGGAAGTGCAGCCCCTTTTTCACCAGAAATTTTCATAGGATTCAAACTCAGTTTTTTCACGACATTTATTGTAAGTAACTAAATGAATTTCCCAGGTTATCAAAATCAAAcgcgggctgcacagtggcgcagatggtagagctgttgtcttgcagcaagaaggttcgattcccggcctggggtctttctgcatggagtttgcatgttccccctgtgcatggtgggttctctccgggttctccggcttccgcccacagtccaaaaacatgactgtcagattaattggtctctctaaagcctccttaggtgtgagtgtgtgtgtgaatggttgtgtgtcctgtctgtctctgtgttgccctgcgacagactggcgacctgtgcAGGGTGagccccgcctctcgcccgtaAGGTAggtggagattggaaccagcaaccctcctggccccgttagggacaaagggtgaacagaaatgGATCAAAAGTCTCACATcttattaataaataacttaaattctcaatttttcttttctttttttttttaaacaattgcacttttaaaaaggaaatttcttAACTTTTATATTCACCAAGTAAACAAGAAATCTAAACCAAGACTTCCaaaaaattagaaagaaaaaaatattatagtgaataaaatacagtgtccagttattattaaagaaaaaatatttatggtgAAGAGAAGCTTTGACACCCTGATTCGAAGAATTAGAACTGATGACTTAGTTTTAGTCTTAGGAAGGAGGAAATGGAGGACAATGTTTGACCTTACATTATCTTACATTCATTTGAGCTTCTGCTCAGAGCAAACCGTCTTAGATACGGACCGTACTGCCTTCTGCCTTAAGACAGACATAAGGCTCGTTTTCTCTGATGTGATCGGGGCTTACACTTCTGCTCACACTTTGTCAGAGAGGGCTGATCAAAAGCTGACAATAGGGGTGTCATGTCCTATTATAGGCATAAGCATCAACTGCTGCCTCGCTTCCCTTTGTTAGCAAGAGGCTACAAGAGTTGTTTTTTCTCAAACTACAGATTTGAAAAACTCAAATATGTCATTGGTTTAATCAAAGATTAATCTTAGTTTTGAGCTCACATTAAAGGTTAATAGAtaacaaatttgaaaatgtttgaaaagctgGGCGGGTTAGTTTATGTGTCAAAGGTTAGGCTGACAGGTTAGGGTTGACAAAGTGGTCtcattttgacaaattaaatctaaattatcTTGGCACAGCTCTTTATAGCTAATAAAACACAGCTTGGTCCTTAAAGCCATTCAAAGTACTGAATCAGactattattgattattttaaataaaggaagaaaaggagTCCATCTTTAATGACTCTCTAATGAGTCTTTTGCAGCAAAGTCCCATGGTAACTGCAGGCggatttatacaaaaaaaaggCTACCAAAACAATTTAGAAAGTCTGAAATAGATCATTACTATGTCAAATTAGTATAATTGTTCTAATGGCTAAACATTTTGTATGAAGTGGCAGAAAAGCAGTGTCTTGATCTTGATAAGGCTACAGCTTTATACCAAAGTCACACCTCTGCCcctatttaaatgttattttgatgcGAATCATGAAATgactgacaaaatgaaaaaatagctTAATTTGGTTCTTCTCTCTACAGGATGTAAAAgtcattttgacagattaaATACCAAACCACAGCTCACTGTACAGAATAAAGAACAACTAACATCTGCTTGTTTGGGATTTGTGTTTTACACCCTTTGACTCTTTTGTCTGTATTTACATCCACAAATAGttatttttacacacaaattAGTAGACTTAATATATTCTGATATACAGACAGAATTATATATGAATACATATAATTCATAGTTGATATAGTATTGTACACACGTAAACCAAGGCAAATGTGTCTCCAAAATACACTATCACTGCTAgttgataaataattatttttatttttacataattacatCCAACATCCAAAGTCGTTAGTAGTCTCCATCCGGCTCGCACAGCCATTCTTTCCAGCTCCTCGGTTCATCACCTCTGTAGTAATTATTAAAGTTCTCCATGATACCTACTCACAGAGAACAGTGGGCAGCATAAGTGGTGAATGGGAGtctgtgtttcttcttcttcttcttcttcttactaTTTTACCATTTCTCAGTTTCACAGCCCTCGCTTTTTCACAAAGTCCCATGATGTGCATTTCTGTGTGCGACCGTGTTGCATCAACAGGAATTTTATGCACACATCAGTTGTATATTGAGTTCACACGTTGAACGTAGCTAGCATAAGGCTCCACTTCCTCCACATCCTCTGTCTGcttcaaaaggaaataaaaacaatatatatatatatatatatatatatatatatatatatatatacatatatatatatatatatatatatatatatatatatatatatatatatatatataaagggcAGAACAAACACATTAACGGTAACACTGATTAGTGGAAATAAAGCACCTACCGGAGGTGATTTGGATGATGTGTCTGTCTGTTGacattgtctgaaaaaaatcacaacagcatgtaaaaaaccaaaaacattaggCAGAAACGTTGATTTCATTTAAGCTAAAAAGAAATCATTACCTCAATAATATTACTTTCTTTAGTGCATAGATGAAAAAACCTGCCACGAGAATGAAGATTATCCCAAAAATAGGGATAAAGTACAAAATTGGATGCCCTGCAGTGAGAAATGAAACATGAGTTAACGTCAGAAAAACTTCCTAGTGATGTGGATCAACTACTCGCTGTTTCATATGTAACATATTTCAAATGTGTACGAAGATAACCATCTTTAGTTTAGAAACAGTCCAGCTTTCTATGCAGTGTACCATAATCTTTGAGTAAGACAAGTTGCCACGGATTGATTGGACAAGTCATGACCATCACTAATTAAAGTCGCCATATGTACCACACTAATAGGATGCTGCTTTCAAAAGTGCAACTCAAATGTTGCAGCAATCttccaattatattttttaatctcttgCACCTCTCTGTCTGTACTGATGAAGATTAACTGATCAGAGGGACCAGGGGAACAACAATTCAACCTCTTTGCCTATTAATTCAACTAATATCTATTTGACCTCTCACAGATTTTGTTTCTTGCAATGAAGTTGAAAGTAAAATCTATGCCATAAAATACAGCAGTGCATCGTGAGCAACTCGGATAAAAGTGACATGACTTGACCTTTCAATTTCGACCCtcaaattatattattttaaaagctcGTATTGCataatgttttaaacagaaattaaataccACTAGTATAAAGAATATGGAAAGTAGGTCAATTAAgcatagaataaataaataacaaacttaagcttaaaaaaagtcttttccAGCCTAAAGAAGCCTGACCTCTGAATCTGGGTATGAACGTCTTCTCCTGCTCCCAAAACTGGTGCCAGACGATGCAGGTCAAATTTTCTTGATCAATGTCTTCAGGGATCTCCAGCTGACTCTCTACTGTTACAAATCCATCTGGGTCATTCTGCTGTGTCACAGAGTGATTTCCTATGACACTCCAGCTGATGTTGGCAGCAGGAATCCCTCTTTCAGCTCTGCACACGGCCACAATCTTGTTGCCCCTTCGCTCTAACCAGGTAGacacagcaggaggagctgAACCAACAAAGACAAGTAGGCATTAATATTGTACCTCCATAACATATT
Encoded here:
- the si:ch211-214p13.9 gene encoding cell surface glycoprotein CD200 receptor 1 isoform X2, whose amino-acid sequence is MMWIYILIFFTASRAIAQGTTNPNIIVNTTTSPLKVYVNRKEVFNLGSDARLICSNRTQNKSIFVIWNIELKHKTCKISFSNEGQNINSCNDGKSIQISNDQSFLHIPNFSASDVGAYSCESTYTGGNEDYRITVGVTAPPAVSTWLERRGNKIVAVCRAERGIPAANISWSVIGNHSVTQQNDPDGFVTVESQLEIPEDIDQENLTCIVWHQFWEQEKTFIPRFRGHPILYFIPIFGIIFILVAGFFIYALKKVILLRQCQQTDTSSKSPPTEDVEEVEPYASYVQRVNSIYN
- the si:ch211-214p13.9 gene encoding cell surface glycoprotein CD200 receptor 1 isoform X1, whose product is MMWIYILIFFTASRAIAQGTTNPNIIVNTTTSPLKVYVNRKEVFNLGSDARLICSNRTQNKSIFVIWNIELKHKTCKISFSNEGQNINSCNDGKSIQISNDQSFLHIPNFSASDVGAYSCESTYTGGNEDYRITVGVTAPPAVSTWLERRGNKIVAVCRAERGIPAANISWSVIGNHSVTQQNDPDGFVTVESQLEIPEDIDQENLTCIVWHQFWEQEKTFIPRFRGHPILYFIPIFGIIFILVAGFFIYALKKVILLRQCQQTDTSSKSPPQTEDVEEVEPYASYVQRVNSIYN
- the si:ch211-214p13.9 gene encoding cell surface glycoprotein CD200 receptor 1 isoform X3 yields the protein MMWIYILIFFTASRAIAQVNRKEVFNLGSDARLICSNRTQNKSIFVIWNIELKHKTCKISFSNEGQNINSCNDGKSIQISNDQSFLHIPNFSASDVGAYSCESTYTGGNEDYRITVGVTAPPAVSTWLERRGNKIVAVCRAERGIPAANISWSVIGNHSVTQQNDPDGFVTVESQLEIPEDIDQENLTCIVWHQFWEQEKTFIPRFRGHPILYFIPIFGIIFILVAGFFIYALKKVILLRQCQQTDTSSKSPPQTEDVEEVEPYASYVQRVNSIYN